One Cyanobacterium stanieri LEGE 03274 genomic window carries:
- a CDS encoding M23 family metallopeptidase yields MFKLTLPEGKMVKLALKKWRVFAVSLFLVTLSLVVFLHYSTVPVRSQTVATASANLWSRASFPVENFQQYTSPFGYRVHPITGRRQFHGGLDIAAPLGSYVRNWWAGEVVGLSDNTGCGTMMTIRSGAWNHTYCHMMGAIENTNQGRALVDRQGRIMIAQGQTIPTGARIGRVGMTGRTTGPHLHWEFRLNGERIDPAQVLRRMYAQRS; encoded by the coding sequence ATGTTTAAGCTGACATTACCTGAGGGTAAAATGGTTAAGTTAGCCTTGAAGAAATGGCGGGTTTTTGCTGTGAGTCTATTTTTGGTCACACTTTCCCTTGTGGTTTTCCTTCATTATTCGACAGTGCCAGTGCGATCGCAAACTGTGGCTACTGCTTCGGCAAATTTGTGGAGTCGTGCATCTTTTCCTGTGGAAAATTTTCAACAATATACATCGCCCTTTGGCTACCGTGTTCACCCAATCACGGGAAGAAGACAGTTTCATGGCGGTTTGGATATTGCCGCTCCCCTCGGTAGTTATGTTCGTAATTGGTGGGCTGGAGAAGTGGTTGGGTTATCGGATAATACGGGTTGTGGTACAATGATGACCATTCGTTCTGGGGCTTGGAATCATACTTATTGTCATATGATGGGGGCGATCGAAAATACGAATCAAGGTAGGGCTTTGGTGGATAGACAGGGAAGAATTATGATTGCTCAAGGGCAAACTATTCCCACAGGCGCTCGTATTGGTAGGGTAGGTATGACGGGAAGAACTACAGGGCCTCATCTTCACTGGGAATTTAGGCTTAATGGGGAAAGAATTGATCCGGCTCAGGTTTTACGGCGGATGTATGCCCAAAGGAGCTAG
- a CDS encoding 5-formyltetrahydrofolate cyclo-ligase encodes MTDTVTEKKQLRKKYIQGRSHLNPVEWQKKSDLISLNLLQHPLIQKSKVILSYISHKQEPDLSLLHRHHPITWGIPRCQGKNLIWHQWHWGTKLKKGAYGIFEPDQNTLKIIPEEVQLILVPAVACDKKGYRLGYGGGFYDRLLCQKPWQNITTIGIIFDFAHVEKLPTEKWDQPLNYICTEHKMIKIPLP; translated from the coding sequence ATGACAGATACAGTAACAGAAAAAAAACAATTACGAAAAAAATATATTCAAGGGCGATCGCACCTTAATCCTGTAGAATGGCAAAAAAAAAGTGATCTAATCAGTCTCAATCTACTTCAACATCCCCTGATTCAAAAATCAAAAGTAATCCTCAGTTACATCAGCCATAAACAAGAGCCAGACTTAAGCCTATTGCACCGTCATCACCCCATCACCTGGGGAATACCCCGATGTCAAGGAAAAAACTTGATTTGGCATCAATGGCATTGGGGAACAAAACTCAAAAAAGGGGCTTATGGTATTTTTGAACCCGATCAAAATACTCTCAAAATTATCCCAGAAGAAGTACAGCTAATTTTAGTACCCGCCGTTGCCTGTGACAAAAAAGGTTATCGCCTCGGTTATGGAGGAGGATTTTATGATCGCCTTTTATGTCAAAAACCATGGCAAAATATTACCACCATTGGCATCATTTTCGACTTTGCCCATGTAGAAAAATTACCCACCGAAAAATGGGATCAACCCCTTAATTATATCTGCACAGAACATAAAATGATTAAAATACCACTCCCCTAG
- a CDS encoding Spx/MgsR family RNA polymerase-binding regulatory protein, whose product MKLISVYGIPNCGTCKKAMQWLEDNDIKYEFINTKENKPTKAMITDWVKSLGSKSMRNTSGMSYRALGEEKKTWSDEQWIEAFSEDAMLLKRPLFVKDGEAVLVGFRANDAVKREKLSWTST is encoded by the coding sequence ATGAAATTAATTTCAGTCTATGGCATTCCTAACTGTGGCACTTGTAAAAAAGCCATGCAATGGTTAGAAGATAACGATATTAAATACGAATTTATCAACACCAAAGAAAATAAACCCACCAAAGCAATGATTACAGACTGGGTAAAATCCTTGGGTAGTAAATCCATGCGTAATACCTCGGGAATGTCTTACCGTGCCTTGGGGGAGGAGAAAAAAACATGGAGCGATGAACAGTGGATCGAGGCTTTTTCTGAAGATGCTATGCTATTAAAAAGACCTTTATTTGTTAAGGACGGGGAAGCAGTTTTAGTGGGATTTCGTGCCAACGATGCCGTTAAACGAGAAAAATTGTCATGGACATCAACCTAG
- a CDS encoding 50S ribosomal protein L25/general stress protein Ctc codes for MQVTLECKTRPEGAKPRTLRREGMLPANLYGHNGAEAISLVLGHKEALTLLKNASINNTLVDMTIPELSWNGKVLIREVQSHPWKRTLHHISFFCPSGENQVEVVVPVKIVGSAIGIKKGGIMEQMVTEVKVRCFPDNIPQFLEMDISKVDIGKTFQVSDLVLPEGINVLDDPNKNIIGIVAPRKKG; via the coding sequence ATGCAAGTCACATTAGAATGTAAAACCAGACCAGAAGGCGCTAAACCTAGAACTTTGCGTCGTGAAGGTATGCTTCCCGCTAATTTATATGGTCATAACGGAGCTGAAGCTATTTCATTAGTTTTAGGTCATAAAGAAGCCCTTACCCTTCTTAAAAACGCTTCTATCAACAATACTTTGGTTGATATGACTATCCCTGAACTTTCTTGGAATGGTAAAGTATTAATTAGAGAAGTTCAATCCCATCCTTGGAAAAGAACTTTACACCATATTAGTTTCTTCTGTCCTTCTGGGGAAAATCAGGTGGAAGTTGTTGTTCCTGTAAAGATCGTGGGTAGTGCGATCGGTATTAAGAAGGGTGGTATCATGGAACAGATGGTAACTGAGGTTAAGGTTCGTTGTTTCCCTGATAATATTCCTCAATTTTTGGAAATGGATATTAGTAAAGTGGACATTGGTAAGACTTTCCAAGTGAGTGATTTAGTCTTACCTGAGGGAATTAATGTTTTAGATGATCCTAATAAAAATATTATTGGTATTGTTGCTCCTCGTAAGAAAGGTTAA
- a CDS encoding universal stress protein, producing MRNILLCTDGSSYGENSYKYTAWIAKRLGIKQVDVLSVTDNRARNQSSQGNWSGSLSLGASDELLEKLVELDHQRAKLNHVRAKVILDHAKEMLTREGIEDVNSIHRTGFVADTVKDLEPETDLIVLGKRGENAEYNSIHLGANLERIVRVSSKPCFVTPRDFYPIDRVLIAYDDSATSSRILNFLRENPFIQDLEVHMVMVNKSDSDGGAKLDRAVTLLNDANFTVQFSLLKGEEESAIASYIEQHKINLLIMGAYGHSRIRNLIIGSTTIQLLRSTRIPALLFR from the coding sequence ATGAGAAATATTTTACTTTGTACGGATGGTTCTAGTTATGGTGAAAATTCGTATAAATATACGGCATGGATTGCTAAGAGATTAGGCATAAAACAGGTTGATGTTTTATCGGTAACTGATAATCGAGCTAGAAATCAATCATCTCAGGGAAATTGGAGCGGTAGTCTTAGTTTAGGTGCATCGGATGAGCTGTTAGAAAAGTTAGTAGAATTGGATCATCAAAGGGCAAAGTTAAATCATGTCAGGGCGAAAGTGATTTTAGATCATGCTAAGGAGATGTTAACAAGGGAGGGTATTGAGGATGTTAATTCGATTCATCGGACGGGTTTTGTCGCCGATACGGTCAAAGATTTAGAGCCTGAAACTGATTTAATTGTTTTGGGTAAGAGGGGGGAAAATGCGGAGTATAATTCCATTCATTTGGGGGCTAATTTGGAGCGAATTGTTAGGGTTAGTAGTAAGCCTTGTTTTGTGACTCCTCGGGATTTTTATCCTATTGATAGGGTGTTGATTGCTTATGATGATAGTGCTACGAGCAGTCGGATTTTAAATTTTCTTCGGGAAAATCCTTTTATTCAAGATTTAGAGGTTCATATGGTGATGGTTAATAAATCTGATTCTGATGGGGGGGCTAAATTGGATCGGGCTGTTACTTTGCTTAATGATGCTAATTTTACGGTGCAGTTTTCTTTGTTGAAAGGGGAGGAGGAAAGTGCGATCGCCTCTTATATTGAGCAACATAAGATTAATTTATTAATTATGGGGGCTTATGGTCATAGTCGTATTAGAAATTTAATTATTGGTAGCACCACTATTCAACTATTAAGAAGTACGAGAATTCCTGCTTTATTATTCCGTTAG